A single Flavobacterium sp. 1 DNA region contains:
- the pnuC gene encoding nicotinamide riboside transporter PnuC — translation MFDYLFAQYKGYPVHEVYLELIAVFFGLCSVWYAKKDNILVFPTGLISTSIYAYLLWQWSLLGDSMINVYYFIMSIYGWYHWTRKKDNIDEFPISTMNGKERVIAVIIFTLTIVFVVVIYLYFNKFTNWYSYLDTLLTAIFFVGMWLMAKRKIENWIFWIAGDLLSIPLYFAKGYTFTSFQYTVFTIIAVYGFLEWKKILNSLQSLEHHQS, via the coding sequence ATGTTTGATTACTTATTTGCGCAATATAAAGGCTATCCTGTCCATGAAGTGTATCTGGAGCTTATAGCTGTCTTTTTTGGGCTATGCAGTGTTTGGTATGCCAAGAAGGATAATATTTTAGTTTTTCCAACAGGATTAATCAGTACTTCAATATATGCATATTTGCTTTGGCAATGGAGTTTGTTGGGCGATTCTATGATTAATGTATATTATTTCATAATGAGCATTTATGGATGGTATCATTGGACTCGAAAAAAGGATAATATCGATGAATTTCCAATTTCTACGATGAATGGTAAAGAGAGGGTGATAGCTGTTATTATTTTTACATTAACTATTGTCTTTGTGGTTGTTATTTATCTTTATTTTAATAAATTTACGAATTGGTACTCTTATTTAGATACCTTATTGACCGCAATTTTTTTCGTTGGAATGTGGTTAATGGCCAAAAGAAAAATTGAAAACTGGATTTTTTGGATTGCAGGAGATTTACTTTCTATTCCGCTTTATTTTGCAAAAGGTTATACCTTTACCAGTTTTCAATATACAGTATTCACAATTATTGCCGTTTACGGTTTTTTAGAATGGAAGAAAATCTTGAACAGCTTGCAAAGTCTGGAGCATCACCAATCATAA
- a CDS encoding geranylgeranylglyceryl/heptaprenylglyceryl phosphate synthase: MVIYKQILQSKEVNQKLLAILLDPDKIIWDNVEYLIEKIKQSPATHIFIGGSHVQNDILDELIIALKQKMSLPVVLFPGNPSQISDQADAILFLSLISGRNPDYLIEHQVNAAPILKKTQLEIISTGYMLIESGGETAVERISKTKPLDRYNLDLVLATAQAGEMMGNKLLYLEAGSGAKNAVPLEMIQLVAKNIEIPLIVGGGIIDLQGIQSAYKAGADLVVIGTAFENDADFFNTDKK; this comes from the coding sequence ATGGTAATATATAAACAAATTCTTCAGTCTAAAGAAGTAAACCAAAAGTTACTCGCTATTCTTCTGGATCCCGACAAAATTATTTGGGACAATGTGGAATATTTAATCGAAAAAATCAAACAGTCACCCGCAACTCATATTTTTATTGGCGGAAGCCATGTTCAAAATGATATTCTGGACGAATTGATTATTGCTTTAAAACAAAAAATGAGTTTGCCTGTTGTTCTTTTTCCAGGGAATCCATCCCAGATTTCAGATCAGGCGGACGCTATTTTGTTTTTGTCCTTAATTTCTGGTCGTAATCCTGATTATTTGATAGAGCATCAAGTAAACGCTGCGCCAATTTTAAAGAAAACACAGCTCGAAATTATCTCAACAGGCTATATGCTCATAGAAAGCGGGGGCGAAACTGCAGTAGAACGCATCAGTAAAACCAAGCCTTTGGACAGGTATAATCTCGACTTAGTGCTTGCAACTGCGCAGGCGGGGGAGATGATGGGGAATAAATTATTATATCTTGAAGCAGGCAGCGGTGCAAAAAATGCAGTTCCGTTAGAAATGATTCAGTTAGTTGCAAAGAACATCGAAATTCCGCTGATAGTTGGTGGCGGAATTATAGATTTGCAGGGTATTCAGAGCGCTTATAAAGCAGGTGCTGATTTAGTTGTTATAGGAACAGCATTTGAAAATGATGCCGATTTTTTTAATACAGATAAAAAGTAA
- a CDS encoding 4'-phosphopantetheinyl transferase superfamily protein yields the protein MSLYKTIHVSPATQILVWKITESFDELRSQVTLKPKTEKRLNGMKSEMHQRAFLSVRMLLQEAGINDFDLHYDEFGKPYLSDHRYISITHSHNFASIIISEETVGIDMELQREKILRIADKFVDCEFDYLELESLDEYIKKLTVIWGAKEAIFKIRNEKGISFKDHIQVAPFSLTENQTQACLLFDNLEKMFEVNYLEIENFTLVYAFEK from the coding sequence ATGTCTTTATACAAAACCATACATGTCAGTCCCGCAACTCAAATTTTAGTTTGGAAAATAACTGAATCATTTGATGAATTGCGTTCGCAGGTAACTTTAAAACCCAAAACCGAAAAGAGGTTAAACGGAATGAAATCTGAAATGCATCAGCGTGCCTTTTTGAGTGTGCGTATGTTATTGCAGGAAGCTGGTATTAATGATTTTGATTTGCATTATGATGAATTCGGCAAACCGTATTTAAGTGATCATCGTTACATTTCAATTACTCATTCTCATAATTTTGCGTCGATAATCATAAGTGAAGAAACTGTAGGAATTGATATGGAACTGCAGCGTGAAAAAATTCTTCGTATCGCCGATAAGTTTGTTGATTGCGAATTCGATTATTTAGAACTGGAATCCTTAGACGAATACATAAAAAAACTAACAGTTATTTGGGGAGCCAAAGAAGCTATTTTTAAAATTAGAAACGAAAAAGGAATCAGTTTTAAAGATCACATTCAGGTTGCGCCTTTTTCTTTAACCGAAAACCAAACTCAAGCTTGTCTTCTTTTTGATAATTTGGAAAAAATGTTCGAAGTAAATTATTTGGAAATAGAAAACTTTACTTTAGTTTACGCTTTCGAAAAATAG
- the ahcY gene encoding adenosylhomocysteinase produces MSTTTTPYVAFKVKDISLAAWGRKEIELAEAEMPGLMALRAEYKDEQPLKGARIAGCLHMTIQTAVLIETLIALGAEVTWSSCNIFSTQDQAAAAIAAAGISVYAWKGLDEQSFDWCIEQTLFFGEDRKPLNMILDDGGDLTNMVIDRFPELVPGIKGLSEETTTGVHRLYERVKAGTLPMPAININDSVTKSKFDNKYGCKESAVDAVRRATDLMLAGKRVIVCGYGDVGKGTAASFRGAGSIVTVTEIDPICALQAAMDGYEVKKLNTVIANADIIITTTGNKDIVLGSHFEQMKDKTVVCNIGHFDNEIDMAWLNKNHGASKIEIKPQVDKYTINGKDIIILAEGRLVNLGCATGHPSFVMSNSFTNQTLAQIELWKNSAAYNNDVYMLPKHLDEKVAALHLAKLGVELEILRDDQAAYIGVEVQGPFKPEYYRY; encoded by the coding sequence ATGAGTACAACGACTACGCCTTATGTGGCTTTCAAAGTAAAAGACATTTCTCTAGCGGCTTGGGGAAGAAAAGAAATTGAATTGGCGGAAGCTGAAATGCCAGGTTTAATGGCGCTTCGTGCTGAATATAAAGACGAACAGCCACTGAAAGGTGCGCGTATCGCCGGATGTTTGCACATGACCATTCAAACTGCTGTTTTGATCGAAACTTTAATTGCTCTTGGTGCTGAAGTTACTTGGTCTTCTTGTAACATTTTCTCTACTCAAGATCAGGCTGCTGCCGCTATTGCTGCTGCAGGAATTTCAGTTTACGCTTGGAAAGGTCTTGATGAGCAATCATTTGACTGGTGTATTGAGCAGACTTTATTCTTTGGCGAAGACAGAAAACCATTGAACATGATTCTTGATGACGGCGGAGATTTAACTAATATGGTTATTGACCGTTTCCCAGAATTGGTTCCTGGAATCAAAGGATTGTCTGAAGAAACTACTACTGGCGTTCACAGATTGTATGAAAGAGTAAAAGCCGGAACGTTGCCAATGCCTGCAATCAACATTAATGACTCTGTTACTAAATCTAAATTTGACAACAAATACGGTTGTAAAGAATCTGCTGTTGATGCTGTTCGTCGTGCAACTGATTTGATGTTAGCCGGAAAAAGAGTAATTGTTTGCGGATATGGTGATGTTGGAAAAGGAACTGCTGCTTCTTTTAGAGGTGCAGGATCTATTGTAACTGTTACTGAAATTGACCCAATTTGTGCTTTACAAGCTGCAATGGACGGTTATGAAGTTAAAAAATTAAATACTGTAATTGCTAATGCTGATATCATCATTACAACTACTGGAAATAAAGATATCGTTCTTGGTTCTCATTTCGAACAAATGAAAGACAAAACTGTTGTTTGTAACATCGGACACTTTGATAACGAAATTGATATGGCTTGGCTGAACAAAAACCATGGCGCATCTAAAATCGAAATCAAACCTCAGGTTGATAAATATACAATCAACGGAAAAGATATCATCATTCTTGCTGAAGGCCGTTTGGTAAACCTTGGTTGTGCTACAGGTCACCCAAGTTTTGTAATGAGTAACTCATTTACAAACCAAACTTTGGCTCAAATCGAATTATGGAAAAACAGCGCTGCTTACAACAATGACGTTTACATGTTGCCAAAACACTTAGATGAAAAAGTTGCAGCTTTGCACTTGGCTAAATTAGGAGTTGAATTGGAAATTTTACGTGATGATCAGGCTGCTTACATTGGCGTTGAAGTTCAAGGTCCATTCAAACCAGAATATTACAGATATTAG
- a CDS encoding RNA polymerase sigma factor: protein MKDQFTDEIFPHQALIHKICRMYRDTPEDQEDLFQEIIYQLWKSYPKFQGKSKVSTWMYRIGLNTAMASFRKPKVKLLYSDALPEKNILPEVAEPWREELLFSAIRQLSEDERALIALYLDDLSYVEISEIVGISENNIGVRLSRIKKKLKVILNR from the coding sequence ATGAAAGATCAATTTACAGACGAAATATTCCCCCATCAGGCATTGATTCATAAGATTTGCCGAATGTATAGGGATACTCCCGAAGACCAGGAAGATCTTTTTCAGGAGATAATCTATCAACTTTGGAAATCCTATCCTAAATTTCAAGGCAAGTCTAAAGTATCGACCTGGATGTATCGTATAGGATTAAACACAGCCATGGCATCATTCAGAAAACCCAAAGTCAAACTACTGTATTCTGATGCTCTTCCCGAGAAAAATATCCTCCCGGAAGTCGCAGAACCTTGGCGAGAGGAACTTCTATTTTCGGCCATTCGCCAACTGAGTGAAGACGAAAGAGCACTTATTGCACTTTACCTAGACGATTTAAGCTATGTCGAAATTTCAGAAATCGTTGGAATTTCAGAAAACAACATAGGAGTTCGTTTGAGCAGAATTAAGAAAAAACTAAAAGTAATTTTAAATAGATAA
- the rpmA gene encoding 50S ribosomal protein L27 — MAHKKGVGSSKNGRESESKRLGVKIFGGQAAIAGNIIVRQRGSKHNPGENVYISKDHTLHARVDGVVHFQKKRDNKSYVSILPFEA, encoded by the coding sequence ATGGCTCACAAGAAAGGTGTCGGTAGTTCTAAGAATGGTAGAGAATCAGAATCAAAACGTTTAGGCGTTAAGATTTTTGGTGGTCAAGCTGCTATTGCTGGGAACATCATCGTAAGACAAAGAGGTTCAAAGCATAATCCAGGTGAAAACGTTTACATTAGTAAAGATCACACTCTACACGCAAGAGTAGATGGAGTTGTTCACTTCCAAAAGAAAAGAGATAATAAATCTTATGTTTCTATACTTCCATTCGAAGCATAA
- the rplU gene encoding 50S ribosomal protein L21 yields the protein MYAIVEIAGQQFKVSKDLKVYVHRLTNEEGSKVSFDKVYLVDDNGSITIGAPAIEGASVEAKVLQHLKGDKVIVFKKKRRKGYKKRNGHRQYLTQIVIEGITAGGTAKKAAAPKKAVVEATTEEAPAPKVKKAPKAKKEDTQE from the coding sequence ATGTATGCAATCGTAGAGATAGCAGGGCAACAGTTTAAAGTTAGCAAAGACCTAAAGGTTTACGTTCACCGTTTAACAAATGAAGAAGGATCAAAAGTTTCTTTTGATAAAGTTTATTTGGTAGATGATAACGGTTCAATCACAATAGGCGCCCCAGCTATAGAAGGTGCTTCAGTAGAAGCTAAAGTGTTACAACACTTAAAAGGTGATAAAGTTATCGTTTTCAAAAAGAAAAGAAGAAAAGGATACAAAAAAAGAAACGGTCATAGACAATATCTTACTCAAATTGTAATTGAAGGTATTACTGCAGGCGGGACAGCTAAAAAAGCAGCAGCTCCAAAAAAAGCGGTAGTTGAAGCAACTACAGAAGAAGCTCCGGCTCCTAAAGTAAAGAAAGCTCCAAAAGCTAAAAAAGAAGATACACAAGAATAA
- a CDS encoding pitrilysin family protein, whose protein sequence is MLSNAITLGGVASAQKVVFEEYDLDNGLHVILHHDASAPVVITSVMYHVGAKDENPDRTGFAHFFEHLLFEGTQNIKRGEWFKIVTSNGGTNNANTTDDRTYYYEIFPSNNLELGLWMESERLMHPIINKIGVDTQNEVVKEEKRTSYDNRPYGNILAAVKQHMFKNHPYRWTTIGSMEHIDAATLEEFQAFNKKFYLPNNAVLVVAGDFEKKQAKEWIQKYFGPITKGEVTPKKTYSEEPITQTIKATYEDPNIQIPMLIASYRTPSMKSRDARVLDLISSYLSDGKSSKLYKKVVDDKKMALQIGAVGFSQEDYGMYILYGLPMGNFSTDELLKEIDEEIVKIQTELISENDYQKLQNKFDNTFVNSNSTIEGIANNLATYYLLYKDVNLINTEIELYHSITREEIRAVAKKYLNPNQRLLLDYVPAKAHN, encoded by the coding sequence ATGTTAAGTAACGCAATAACGTTAGGAGGAGTTGCTTCGGCTCAAAAAGTAGTATTCGAAGAATATGATTTAGACAATGGGCTGCATGTTATTTTACATCATGATGCTTCGGCTCCAGTTGTAATCACATCGGTTATGTATCATGTAGGCGCCAAAGATGAAAATCCGGATCGTACTGGTTTTGCTCATTTTTTTGAACATTTATTATTTGAAGGCACACAAAATATAAAAAGAGGCGAATGGTTTAAGATTGTCACTTCAAACGGAGGAACAAATAATGCCAACACTACAGATGACAGAACCTATTATTACGAAATATTTCCATCTAACAATCTGGAATTGGGACTTTGGATGGAATCTGAAAGATTAATGCATCCAATAATCAACAAAATTGGGGTCGATACCCAAAATGAAGTTGTTAAAGAAGAAAAAAGAACCAGTTATGACAACAGACCTTACGGAAACATTCTGGCCGCAGTAAAACAGCACATGTTCAAAAACCACCCTTACCGATGGACAACCATAGGTTCCATGGAACACATTGATGCTGCGACACTGGAGGAATTTCAAGCATTCAACAAAAAATTTTACTTGCCTAACAATGCCGTTTTAGTGGTTGCAGGTGATTTTGAAAAAAAACAAGCCAAAGAATGGATTCAAAAATATTTTGGACCAATAACTAAAGGAGAAGTAACTCCAAAGAAAACATATTCTGAAGAACCTATTACCCAAACCATCAAAGCGACGTATGAAGATCCAAACATTCAAATTCCAATGCTGATTGCAAGTTACCGAACTCCTTCAATGAAAAGCAGGGATGCAAGAGTACTGGATTTAATTTCTTCTTACCTTAGTGATGGTAAAAGTTCCAAACTGTACAAAAAAGTGGTAGATGATAAAAAAATGGCATTACAGATTGGAGCTGTAGGCTTTAGCCAGGAAGATTACGGAATGTACATTTTATACGGCTTACCAATGGGGAATTTCTCTACCGATGAACTATTGAAAGAAATTGATGAAGAGATTGTAAAAATTCAAACTGAGTTGATTTCTGAAAATGACTATCAAAAACTGCAAAACAAGTTTGACAATACCTTTGTAAATTCTAATTCGACCATAGAAGGAATTGCTAATAATCTTGCCACCTATTACTTACTATATAAGGACGTGAATCTAATCAATACCGAAATTGAATTATATCATTCTATTACCCGTGAGGAAATAAGAGCGGTTGCAAAAAAATACCTAAATCCAAATCAGCGCTTACTTTTGGATTATGTCCCCGCAAAAGCACATAATTAA
- a CDS encoding pitrilysin family protein, which translates to MPAQDRIQPKSGKPPIINIKKPQTFILSNGMKVMVVENHKLPRVTFNLTLDNPLFTEGNKKGVDELTSNLIGNGSKKISKTVFHEEIDFLGADINFSSHGATANSLSKFSGRILELLAEGVLHPNFTQEEFDKEKAKLIEGMKAEEKSVPAIANRVVDALAFGKNHPSGEFMTETTLNNITLTDIETNYHNYFAPKNAYLVIVGDVKHINVKAAVEKLFGTWEKRSIPNISYNIPKNVSNLQINLVDVPNAVQSEITLVNTVNLKMNDPDFFPAVIANQILGGDFNSYLNMNLREKNAWTYGARSSIGAGKHTTKFYAKSAVRNAVTHSAVVEFIKEIKRIRTQKVTNEVLATVKAGYIGRFVMQVEKPQTVARYALNTETEKLPVDFYEKYIQTINAVTTDDVLRVANKYFLIDNIRIVIVGKESEIAPELEELKIPMFYFDKYGTPLEKPVFKN; encoded by the coding sequence ATGCCAGCACAAGACCGCATACAGCCCAAATCCGGAAAACCACCAATTATAAACATCAAAAAACCGCAAACCTTTATTCTGTCCAATGGAATGAAAGTTATGGTAGTCGAAAATCATAAATTGCCTCGAGTTACTTTTAATTTAACTCTAGACAATCCCCTGTTTACTGAAGGAAACAAAAAAGGAGTAGATGAACTAACCAGCAATTTAATTGGGAACGGAAGCAAAAAAATATCAAAAACTGTTTTTCATGAAGAAATAGATTTTTTGGGAGCCGACATCAATTTTAGTTCTCATGGCGCAACAGCAAATTCTCTTTCGAAATTCAGCGGAAGGATTTTAGAATTATTAGCCGAAGGCGTACTACATCCAAATTTCACTCAAGAAGAATTTGACAAAGAAAAAGCCAAATTAATTGAAGGTATGAAAGCAGAGGAAAAAAGTGTTCCTGCAATTGCAAACCGTGTTGTTGATGCATTGGCTTTTGGGAAAAATCATCCTTCAGGCGAATTTATGACAGAAACAACATTAAACAACATTACTCTGACCGATATCGAAACCAATTATCACAATTATTTCGCTCCTAAAAATGCCTATTTAGTAATCGTAGGCGATGTAAAACACATCAATGTTAAAGCAGCTGTTGAAAAATTATTTGGCACTTGGGAAAAAAGAAGCATTCCGAACATATCATACAATATACCTAAAAATGTTTCGAATCTGCAGATCAACTTAGTAGATGTTCCTAATGCAGTTCAATCTGAAATCACTTTGGTAAACACCGTGAATCTAAAAATGAACGATCCAGATTTTTTTCCAGCTGTAATTGCCAACCAAATCCTAGGCGGCGATTTCAACAGTTACCTAAACATGAATCTGCGCGAAAAAAACGCTTGGACTTATGGGGCAAGATCCAGCATAGGAGCGGGAAAGCATACTACGAAGTTCTACGCTAAATCGGCCGTAAGAAACGCCGTTACCCATAGTGCCGTTGTAGAATTCATCAAAGAAATAAAAAGAATAAGAACCCAAAAAGTAACAAACGAAGTTCTCGCTACTGTAAAAGCAGGCTATATAGGCCGTTTTGTTATGCAGGTAGAAAAACCGCAAACAGTAGCCCGATACGCATTGAATACAGAAACCGAAAAACTTCCTGTTGATTTTTATGAAAAATACATTCAAACCATTAATGCAGTAACCACGGATGATGTTTTGCGTGTAGCCAACAAATACTTCCTGATAGACAATATCCGGATCGTAATTGTGGGGAAAGAATCTGAAATTGCACCAGAATTGGAAGAACTAAAAATTCCAATGTTTTATTTTGACAAGTATGGAACTCCTTTGGAAAAACCTGTCTTTAAAAACTAA
- a CDS encoding DMT family transporter, whose amino-acid sequence MMLKQLKWVYLLVLSLIWGSSFILIKKGLVGLTAFQLGSLRIIFAALFLLLIGFKSLIKIPRHQWKYIALTSLFGTFIPAYLFAIAETQIDSSITAILNSLTPLNTLILGAAFFGITFRRSQIWGVIIGLVGCLLLVFNGAVNHPEQNYYYAILVLIASVCYATNVNLIKRYLSDLTSLSITTGNFLILLFPALGILFFTDFFEAVHVEKVQHSLWFILILGVIGTGIANIIFFKLIQISSPVFATSVTYLIPIVAIFWGLLDNEVLTFVQCIGAFIILIGVYLSAKK is encoded by the coding sequence ATCATGTTAAAGCAGTTGAAGTGGGTTTATTTGTTGGTTCTGTCCTTAATTTGGGGAAGCTCATTTATATTGATAAAAAAAGGGTTAGTCGGATTAACAGCTTTTCAATTGGGGTCACTGCGCATTATTTTTGCAGCGTTATTTTTGCTTTTAATAGGATTCAAAAGCTTGATTAAAATCCCCCGTCATCAATGGAAATATATTGCATTAACTTCTTTATTTGGTACTTTTATTCCGGCTTATCTTTTTGCGATAGCTGAAACCCAGATTGACAGTTCGATTACGGCGATTTTAAATTCATTGACTCCGCTGAATACATTGATTTTGGGAGCCGCATTTTTTGGAATTACTTTCAGGAGAAGCCAAATATGGGGTGTAATTATTGGACTTGTTGGCTGTCTTCTTTTAGTTTTTAATGGTGCGGTTAATCATCCGGAGCAGAATTATTATTATGCAATTTTGGTTTTGATTGCTTCTGTTTGTTATGCAACAAACGTTAATTTAATAAAACGATATTTGTCAGATCTGACTTCTTTGAGTATTACCACTGGAAATTTTTTGATATTGCTTTTTCCAGCCTTGGGAATTTTGTTTTTTACTGATTTTTTTGAAGCTGTACATGTCGAAAAAGTACAGCATTCTCTTTGGTTTATATTGATTTTGGGGGTTATAGGCACTGGAATTGCAAATATTATTTTCTTTAAGCTAATCCAGATTTCATCGCCTGTTTTTGCCACATCGGTTACGTATTTGATTCCTATAGTGGCTATTTTTTGGGGATTACTGGACAATGAAGTGCTGACATTTGTTCAGTGTATAGGCGCTTTTATTATTCTAATTGGTGTTTATTTATCGGCTAAGAAATAG
- a CDS encoding heavy-metal-associated domain-containing protein — MNFTKSITIIALSGLLFASCKDNKAEVKTETASTETAAPKVKKEIAIANLQTASFTIEGMTCAVGCAKTIQEELTELDGVQTAKVDFDKKLATVTFDKTVQTPETLTKIVQATGDGKTYKVSNMKS, encoded by the coding sequence ATGAACTTCACAAAATCAATCACAATTATAGCACTTTCAGGATTGCTTTTTGCAAGCTGTAAAGACAATAAAGCAGAAGTAAAAACTGAAACTGCTTCAACAGAAACTGCAGCACCGAAAGTTAAAAAAGAAATCGCAATTGCTAATCTGCAGACAGCAAGCTTCACTATTGAAGGAATGACATGTGCTGTTGGATGTGCCAAAACAATACAGGAAGAATTAACTGAATTAGACGGTGTTCAAACTGCAAAAGTTGATTTTGATAAAAAACTGGCCACTGTAACATTTGACAAAACCGTTCAAACTCCAGAAACCTTAACTAAAATAGTTCAAGCAACAGGCGATGGAAAAACATACAAAGTTTCCAATATGAAGTCTTAA
- the gldD gene encoding gliding motility lipoprotein GldD — MLKKITALVVFFAFFLSIVGCKNDVLPKPSSYLRLDYPEAEYIGFKGECPFEFDVNSKAIVKEDKGCGYSITYPKMKATIYLTYKPVSGNIKILLRDAQKLTYEHVIKADDILEQPYINPDKKVYGMFYQVDGNAATNSQFYATDSIKHFVTGSVYFYAKPNFDSIMPAASYIKNDMQRLMETLKWK, encoded by the coding sequence ATGCTTAAAAAAATTACCGCTCTAGTTGTGTTTTTCGCATTCTTCTTGTCTATAGTTGGGTGTAAAAATGATGTTTTGCCTAAACCTTCCAGTTATTTGCGATTGGATTATCCCGAAGCGGAATATATTGGTTTCAAAGGGGAGTGTCCTTTTGAATTTGATGTGAATTCCAAAGCGATTGTAAAGGAGGATAAAGGTTGCGGTTATTCAATTACGTACCCAAAGATGAAGGCTACGATTTACCTAACTTATAAGCCTGTAAGTGGAAATATAAAAATATTGCTTAGAGATGCTCAAAAATTAACGTATGAGCATGTTATAAAGGCCGATGATATATTGGAGCAACCATATATAAATCCAGATAAAAAAGTGTACGGCATGTTTTATCAGGTAGATGGAAATGCGGCAACCAACTCTCAGTTTTATGCTACTGACAGTATTAAGCATTTTGTTACAGGTTCGGTTTATTTTTATGCTAAACCTAATTTTGATTCTATTATGCCGGCAGCGAGTTATATTAAAAATGACATGCAGCGCCTGATGGAAACTTTAAAATGGAAGTAA
- a CDS encoding gliding motility-associated protein GldE, with protein MDPEPSLEIASQVDLTLIFGFIGIIILLFFSAIVSGAEVALFSLSPKDLEDSIQENSSKGKIIVRLLEKPKKLLATLLVANNFINIGVVILFSFVGKDIFTAIHSPVLKFIIEVILVTFLLLLFGEVLPKVYASRNNVKFAQLIAYPISGLDKILSPVSIPMRSVTLFLQNKLGKQKTNFSVDQLSQALELTDSGETSTEEQKLLEGIVSFGNTDTRQVMSPRIDVFALEITESFASIYPKIIEKGFSRIPVYRDNIDQIEGVLFVKDLLPYINDIEFDWTTLLREPFFVPENKKLDNLLKDFQSMKSHLAIVVDEYGGTSGLVSLEDVIEEIVGDISDEFDDAPVNFSKIDDRNYIFEGKINLKDFYRIIDVDEDLFEEQKGEAETLAGFILELLGNFPKKGQKIVFENCTFVIESVDQKRVKQIKVTIE; from the coding sequence TTGGACCCAGAGCCCAGTTTAGAGATTGCGTCTCAAGTTGATCTTACTTTAATATTCGGTTTTATCGGAATTATTATTTTGCTGTTTTTCTCAGCAATAGTTTCAGGTGCCGAAGTAGCTTTATTCTCCTTATCACCAAAGGATTTGGAAGATTCTATCCAAGAAAATAGTTCGAAAGGAAAAATTATTGTTCGGCTTTTAGAAAAACCAAAAAAACTTTTAGCGACACTGCTCGTAGCTAATAATTTTATTAATATCGGAGTGGTTATTTTGTTTTCTTTTGTCGGGAAAGATATTTTTACCGCTATCCATTCCCCAGTTTTAAAATTCATAATCGAAGTAATTTTGGTGACCTTTTTGCTGTTGCTTTTTGGTGAGGTTTTGCCTAAAGTATATGCTAGCAGGAACAATGTGAAATTTGCTCAATTAATCGCATATCCCATTTCTGGATTAGATAAAATTTTATCGCCTGTAAGCATACCTATGCGTTCAGTTACTTTATTTTTACAAAATAAATTAGGAAAACAAAAAACAAATTTCTCTGTTGACCAGCTTTCGCAAGCACTGGAACTGACAGATAGCGGTGAAACTTCAACCGAAGAGCAAAAATTATTGGAAGGAATTGTATCCTTCGGAAATACGGACACCAGACAAGTAATGAGTCCAAGAATTGATGTTTTTGCTCTGGAAATCACAGAGTCATTTGCGTCAATTTATCCAAAAATAATAGAAAAAGGATTCTCCAGAATTCCTGTATATAGAGACAATATTGACCAAATTGAAGGCGTCTTATTTGTCAAAGATCTATTGCCTTATATCAACGACATCGAGTTTGATTGGACAACTTTATTGCGAGAACCATTTTTTGTTCCAGAAAATAAAAAACTGGATAATTTGCTCAAAGATTTTCAAAGCATGAAAAGCCATCTGGCAATTGTGGTGGACGAATACGGTGGAACATCGGGGTTGGTTTCGTTAGAAGATGTTATAGAAGAGATAGTTGGCGATATCAGTGATGAATTTGACGATGCACCTGTTAATTTTTCTAAGATTGATGATAGAAATTATATTTTTGAAGGCAAAATAAATTTAAAGGATTTCTATAGAATTATTGATGTTGATGAGGATTTATTCGAAGAACAAAAAGGAGAAGCGGAAACCTTGGCAGGATTTATTTTGGAGTTATTGGGTAATTTCCCTAAAAAAGGACAGAAAATAGTTTTTGAAAACTGTACGTTTGTCATCGAATCTGTAGATCAAAAACGTGTCAAACAAATTAAAGTAACGATTGAATAA